In Accipiter gentilis chromosome 21, bAccGen1.1, whole genome shotgun sequence, one DNA window encodes the following:
- the GJA8 gene encoding gap junction alpha-8 protein isoform X3, with the protein MGDWSFLGNILEQVNEQSTVIGRVWLTVLFIFRILILGTAAELVWGDEQSDFVCNTQQPGCENVCYDEAFPISHIRLWVLQIIFVSTPSLMYFGHAVHHVRMEEKRREREEAERRQQAEVDEEKLPLAPNQNKGNNPDGTKKFRLEGTLLRTYIFHIIFKTLFEVGFIVGQYFLYGFRILPLYRCGRWPCPNLVDCFVSRPTEKTIFIMFMLVVASVSLFLNLVEISHLILKRIRRALRRPVEEQLGEVPEKPLHAITVPSIPKTKGYKLLEEEKPVSHYFPLAEVGVEPSPLPSAFNEFEEKIGMGPLEDLSRAFDERLPSYAQAKEPEEEKMGAIQWFTSLLNAKVSSKTRPSKI; encoded by the coding sequence ATGGGTGACTGGAGTTTCTTGGGGAACATTTTAGAGCAGGTGAACGAGCAATCCACTGTCATCGGGAGAGTTTGGCTCACAGTGCTCTTCATTTTCCGCATCCTGATCCTGGGAACAGCTGCCGAGCTAGTATGGGGAGATGAACAGTCAGACTTTGTGTGCAACACCCAGCAACCTGGTTGCGAGAATGTCTGCTATGATGAGGCCTTCCCCATCTCCCACATCCGGCTCTGGGTCCTGCAGATCATCTTTGTATCCACACCTTCACTCATGTACTTTGGGCATGCCGTGCACCATGTCCGcatggaggagaagaggagggagagggaggaagctgAGAGGCGTCAGCAAGCTGAGGTGGATGAAGAGAAGCTGCCCCTGGctccaaatcaaaacaaaggcaACAACCCTGACGGGACCAAGAAGTTTCGCCTGGAGGGCACCCTCCTGAGAACCTATATCTTCCACATCATTTTCAAAACCCTCTTTGAGGTGGGATTCATAGTAGGTCAGTACTTCCTTTACGGCTTCCGAATTCTCCCCCTTTACCGCTGTGGGCGGTGGCCCTGTCCCAATCTTGTGGACTGTTTTGTCTCCAGACCCACGGAGAAGACCATCTTTATTATGTTCATGCTGGTGGTGGCGTCCGTGTCCCTCTTCCTCAACCTGGTGGAGATCAGTCACTTGATCCTCAAAAGGATCCGGAGGGCTCTGAGAAGACCGGTGGAGGAACAgctgggggaggtcccagagaaGCCTCTCCATGCCATCACAGTCCCCTCCATCCCAAAGACCAAAGGCTACAAGTTGCTGGAAGAAGAGAAGCCAGTGTCCCACTATTTCCCTCTCGCAGAAGTAGGGGTTGAGCCCAGTCCCCTTCCATCAGCCTTCAATGAGTTTGAGGAGAAGATTGGGATGGGACCATTGGAAGATCTCTCTAGGGCATTTGATGAGAGGCTACCATCGTATGCACAAGCGAAGGAACCGGAAGAGGAGAAG
- the GJA8 gene encoding gap junction alpha-8 protein isoform X1 yields the protein MGDWSFLGNILEQVNEQSTVIGRVWLTVLFIFRILILGTAAELVWGDEQSDFVCNTQQPGCENVCYDEAFPISHIRLWVLQIIFVSTPSLMYFGHAVHHVRMEEKRREREEAERRQQAEVDEEKLPLAPNQNKGNNPDGTKKFRLEGTLLRTYIFHIIFKTLFEVGFIVGQYFLYGFRILPLYRCGRWPCPNLVDCFVSRPTEKTIFIMFMLVVASVSLFLNLVEISHLILKRIRRALRRPVEEQLGEVPEKPLHAITVPSIPKTKGYKLLEEEKPVSHYFPLAEVGVEPSPLPSAFNEFEEKIGMGPLEDLSRAFDERLPSYAQAKEPEEEKVRAEAEQEEEQLGPQGEPGVKKAVEEVVSDEVEGPSAPAELTTDMRPLSRLSKASSRARSDDLTV from the coding sequence ATGGGTGACTGGAGTTTCTTGGGGAACATTTTAGAGCAGGTGAACGAGCAATCCACTGTCATCGGGAGAGTTTGGCTCACAGTGCTCTTCATTTTCCGCATCCTGATCCTGGGAACAGCTGCCGAGCTAGTATGGGGAGATGAACAGTCAGACTTTGTGTGCAACACCCAGCAACCTGGTTGCGAGAATGTCTGCTATGATGAGGCCTTCCCCATCTCCCACATCCGGCTCTGGGTCCTGCAGATCATCTTTGTATCCACACCTTCACTCATGTACTTTGGGCATGCCGTGCACCATGTCCGcatggaggagaagaggagggagagggaggaagctgAGAGGCGTCAGCAAGCTGAGGTGGATGAAGAGAAGCTGCCCCTGGctccaaatcaaaacaaaggcaACAACCCTGACGGGACCAAGAAGTTTCGCCTGGAGGGCACCCTCCTGAGAACCTATATCTTCCACATCATTTTCAAAACCCTCTTTGAGGTGGGATTCATAGTAGGTCAGTACTTCCTTTACGGCTTCCGAATTCTCCCCCTTTACCGCTGTGGGCGGTGGCCCTGTCCCAATCTTGTGGACTGTTTTGTCTCCAGACCCACGGAGAAGACCATCTTTATTATGTTCATGCTGGTGGTGGCGTCCGTGTCCCTCTTCCTCAACCTGGTGGAGATCAGTCACTTGATCCTCAAAAGGATCCGGAGGGCTCTGAGAAGACCGGTGGAGGAACAgctgggggaggtcccagagaaGCCTCTCCATGCCATCACAGTCCCCTCCATCCCAAAGACCAAAGGCTACAAGTTGCTGGAAGAAGAGAAGCCAGTGTCCCACTATTTCCCTCTCGCAGAAGTAGGGGTTGAGCCCAGTCCCCTTCCATCAGCCTTCAATGAGTTTGAGGAGAAGATTGGGATGGGACCATTGGAAGATCTCTCTAGGGCATTTGATGAGAGGCTACCATCGTATGCACAAGCGAAGGAACCGGAAGAGGAGAAGGTAAGAGCAGAGGCGGAACAAGAAGAGGAGCAGCTGGGACCTCAGGGAGAGCCAGGGGTGAAGAAAGCAGTGGAGGAGGTGGTGAGCGATGAAGTGGAAGGGCCTTCAGCACCTGCTGAACTCACCACTGATATGAGACCCCTCAGCAGGCTAAGTAAAGCCAGTAGCCGGGCCAGGTCAGA